From Mytilus galloprovincialis chromosome 9, xbMytGall1.hap1.1, whole genome shotgun sequence, the proteins below share one genomic window:
- the LOC143045354 gene encoding histone H1-like, producing the protein MASTSPAKNGPKKAAKPPPSHPPTIEMVKDALEAISEPKGVPASAIKNYICEKYKDINPNSLKPRLRQALTKGLEKGIIVQTKATLEKPVLMSRFKLVKEKTKKVKKTTEETVKKTTKVKTSTEKKTTTKKATEKVKTTKSPKKTTTKEKKEAKPKKAKSPAKTKKTKAAKPVKAVPKTPKTPKTPKTSKKTAKK; encoded by the exons ATGGCATCTACTTCTCCCGCCAAAAATGGACCAAAGAAAGCGGCTAAACCTCCACCTAGCCATCCACCAACAATTGAAATGGTAAAAGATGCTCTAGAAGCAATAAGTGAACCTAAGGGTGTACCTGCTTCTGCTATCAAAAACtatatttgtgaaaaatacaAAGACATTAATCCAAATTCGTTAAAACCCAGGCTTCGTCAAGCACTCACCAAAGGTTTAGAGAAAGGCATCATTGTCCAAACAAAAGCAACATTAGAAAAGCCCGTATTAATGAGTAGATTCAAGCTGGTCAAAGAGAAAACTAAAAAGGTGAAGAAAACTACGGAAGAAACCGTCAAGAAAACCACCAAAGTTAAAACTTCAACAGAAAAGAAAACCACAACGAAAAAGGCCACAGAAAAAGTGAAGACAACAAAATCGCCCAAAAAGACGACAACCAAAGAAAAAAAGGaagctaaaccaaagaaggccAAATCACCAGCAAAGACGAAAAAGACAAAAGCAGCTAAACCAGTCAAAGCA GTTCCAAAGACCCCAAAGACACCTAAAACACCAAAGACTTCAAAGAAAACTGCCAAGAAATAG